In the genome of Helicobacter kayseriensis, one region contains:
- a CDS encoding DNA recombination protein RecN: MHIQQILIKDSPSFENLDLCFHQGLNVISGSSGAGKSVFFASLLALFGHKESNASVIEGFLEGDIELFEYLSEEELNIQILKKEKTRYFINHQSTSKKRLSEIFSPYAKFLSHKNSNELESAFLLTLLDDMIADPHHHQNLKLYQEQFLYSQALQAQLQRLREDAQRLVELKEFARFEIERISSINPRAGEYEELLEYKKMLSKREKLQSLGAEALVALEQARKISVFLEALEERVEGFDEMILELDAKVESEMQKLAELEEQNPEEVLDRLSKLSSLISRYGGIDEALEYLEEQKNKLASYETIEDNQKELESQLNQIQKTLQELACSLSEKRSQHLRLFEEEIKQYASLLLLSCVNFSLQESAMHQLGRDYLEVRLGSSLVHTLSSGEYNRLRLAILALQNKKNMGILLLDEIDANLSGEESEGVAKVLKKLSLSYQVFAISHQPHLPSVANAHFVVQKTNEGSKMQELDREGRIREIARMISGAHLTQEALEFARKKVEAQ, from the coding sequence ATGCATATTCAGCAAATTCTCATTAAAGATTCGCCGAGTTTTGAGAATCTAGATCTGTGTTTTCATCAAGGGTTGAATGTGATTAGCGGATCAAGCGGGGCGGGAAAATCTGTATTTTTTGCCTCTCTTTTGGCTCTTTTTGGACACAAAGAAAGCAATGCAAGTGTGATTGAGGGGTTTTTGGAGGGAGATATAGAGCTTTTTGAATATTTAAGTGAAGAAGAGTTAAATATCCAGATTCTCAAAAAAGAAAAAACGCGCTATTTTATCAACCATCAAAGCACATCAAAAAAGCGTTTAAGTGAAATCTTTTCCCCTTATGCAAAATTTCTTAGCCATAAAAATTCCAATGAATTAGAGAGTGCATTTTTGCTCACATTGCTTGATGATATGATTGCAGATCCTCATCATCACCAGAATCTAAAGCTTTATCAAGAGCAGTTTTTGTACTCCCAGGCTCTTCAAGCTCAGCTCCAACGCTTAAGAGAAGATGCGCAGAGGCTTGTAGAGCTCAAGGAATTTGCACGATTTGAAATTGAGAGAATCTCAAGCATCAATCCGCGTGCTGGAGAGTATGAGGAGCTTTTAGAATATAAAAAAATGCTTTCAAAAAGAGAAAAATTGCAAAGCCTTGGAGCAGAGGCATTGGTAGCCTTAGAGCAAGCAAGGAAGATTAGTGTTTTTTTGGAGGCCTTGGAAGAGAGAGTTGAGGGATTTGATGAGATGATTTTGGAGCTTGATGCCAAAGTTGAGAGTGAAATGCAAAAACTTGCAGAGCTTGAGGAGCAAAACCCCGAAGAGGTTTTAGATCGATTATCAAAATTGTCTTCTTTGATTTCTCGTTATGGAGGAATTGATGAGGCTTTGGAATATTTGGAAGAGCAGAAAAATAAACTAGCAAGCTATGAAACCATTGAGGATAATCAAAAAGAGCTTGAATCTCAACTTAATCAGATTCAAAAAACTCTTCAAGAACTTGCTTGTAGTCTTTCTGAAAAAAGAAGCCAACATTTGAGGCTTTTTGAAGAAGAGATTAAGCAATATGCATCTTTGCTCTTGCTTTCTTGCGTCAATTTTTCTCTTCAAGAGAGCGCAATGCATCAGCTTGGGAGAGATTATCTTGAGGTTAGATTGGGATCTTCTTTGGTCCATACTCTTAGTTCTGGGGAATACAATCGTTTAAGGCTTGCTATTTTGGCTTTACAAAATAAAAAAAATATGGGGATTTTGTTGCTAGATGAAATTGATGCAAATTTGAGTGGGGAGGAGAGTGAAGGAGTGGCCAAAGTACTCAAAAAGCTTTCTTTGTCCTATCAAGTGTTTGCTATCTCTCACCAACCTCATCTGCCCTCTGTTGCCAATGCGCATTTTGTAGTCCAAAAAACTAATGAAGGAAGCAAAATGCAAGAGCTTGATCGCGAAGGTAGAATCAGGGAAATCGCGCGTATGATTAGTGGAGCGCATTTAACTCAAGAAGCGCTAGAGTTTGCTCGCAAGAAGGTAGAGGCGCAGTGA
- a CDS encoding NFACT family protein — protein MKLELLEAIAQRFGQYEMIFSLRRIDDNLLRLTLDFDEFYLDMSKSKSSIFQTKERILGNPYHSPFDLALTRYCSRAKLMGCRVDGKNRILIVEFLHCAGYKQNPYALHFEFTGRHTNVILIDQNQRVLEALRHIGESKSSRVIKPNKPFSPLPQPIQDYPNHKPITNEELDLLLMEAYAERMQSRIAQKKQLLISQRKKKIDDLVLLIKQLPDPYDLQDQARTYALWGELIFSSPLPKHFSHSFVLQDYEHREIKIELPSRIKSFAQGGNFCFAQSKKLKQKLKNLSIQKEFLDSKIAFLKREIAYIQSIEQECDLQVFLQKKHRHREKDKKDYESFFIDGIKVSIGKNAKENQKLLEDAKANDLWLHIQNIPSSHMIIHCGKTYIREEILMQSAKILLGMNGILDKNISVDYTQRRFVKIIEGANVLYSKQKTLRF, from the coding sequence GTGAAATTAGAGCTTTTGGAGGCCATTGCTCAAAGATTTGGGCAATATGAAATGATTTTTAGCCTGCGTCGCATTGATGATAATTTGTTGCGATTGACTTTGGATTTTGATGAGTTTTATTTGGATATGAGCAAGTCTAAAAGTTCTATTTTTCAAACAAAAGAAAGAATTTTAGGAAATCCCTATCATTCTCCATTTGATTTAGCACTCACTCGATATTGCTCAAGGGCCAAGCTGATGGGCTGTCGCGTTGATGGAAAAAATCGCATTTTAATTGTTGAGTTTTTGCATTGTGCTGGATATAAGCAAAACCCATATGCTTTGCATTTTGAATTTACTGGGCGACACACAAATGTTATTTTGATTGATCAGAATCAGAGAGTTTTAGAAGCACTGCGACATATAGGTGAGAGCAAAAGTTCAAGGGTGATTAAACCCAATAAGCCATTTTCACCTCTTCCTCAACCCATTCAAGATTATCCCAATCATAAGCCTATTACCAATGAAGAATTGGATTTGTTGCTGATGGAGGCATATGCAGAAAGAATGCAATCAAGGATTGCGCAAAAAAAACAACTTCTCATCTCTCAAAGAAAGAAAAAAATAGATGATCTTGTTTTGTTGATAAAGCAATTGCCCGATCCTTATGATCTGCAAGATCAGGCACGAACTTATGCTTTGTGGGGGGAGTTGATTTTTTCCTCTCCTCTTCCTAAGCATTTTTCACATTCTTTTGTGTTGCAAGATTATGAGCATAGGGAGATTAAGATCGAATTGCCCTCTAGAATTAAATCATTTGCTCAAGGCGGAAATTTTTGTTTTGCACAAAGCAAAAAGCTTAAGCAAAAGCTTAAAAATCTTTCAATCCAAAAAGAATTTCTAGATTCTAAGATTGCGTTTTTAAAAAGAGAAATTGCCTATATTCAGAGTATTGAGCAAGAATGTGATTTGCAAGTCTTTCTTCAAAAAAAGCATAGGCATAGAGAAAAAGATAAAAAAGACTATGAAAGTTTTTTCATTGATGGGATTAAGGTCTCTATTGGGAAAAACGCCAAAGAGAATCAAAAGCTTCTTGAAGATGCAAAGGCTAATGATCTTTGGTTGCATATTCAAAATATCCCCTCTTCGCATATGATTATCCATTGTGGAAAGACGTATATAAGAGAAGAAATACTTATGCAAAGTGCAAAAATCCTCTTGGGGATGAATGGGATTTTGGATAAAAATATTTCAGTCGATTATACACAAAGGCGATTTGTCAAAATTATAGAAGGGGCAAATGTTTTGTATTCTAAGCAAAAAACCTTGAGGTTTTAG
- a CDS encoding glycosyltransferase family 2 protein has product MKISGFTFLKNGNILGYPFRESILSILPLVDEFIVNVGESEDDTLEQVLALQKEHPKIKVLTSSWCEKMISKGYVYGQQKMIAQFQCSGDWAFYLEADEVLHEEDLERIKSAMEAYLNDPEVEALAFSYRHFYGNAHTYASSPAWYRSEVRAIKTSVRSYAPDGLFWVVLDESNKKGRYPQAVLINATIYHYGWVRSEEKMTLKHSKVAKYWKHRPNTYHYREIDSQVLHLFNGTHPQVAHKWLEENTDHFSVHQLFEANPRHKLTSREKRHRILMKFEKLFGCDFSLKHYRAIKKSPIQICCHKKQCCCS; this is encoded by the coding sequence ATGAAGATCAGTGGTTTTACATTTTTGAAAAATGGAAATATCTTGGGGTACCCCTTTAGAGAATCTATTTTATCTATCTTGCCCTTGGTTGATGAGTTTATCGTCAATGTAGGTGAGAGTGAAGATGATACATTGGAACAAGTGTTGGCTTTGCAAAAAGAACATCCAAAAATCAAAGTGCTGACTTCATCTTGGTGTGAGAAGATGATAAGCAAGGGATATGTTTATGGACAGCAAAAAATGATCGCACAATTTCAATGCAGTGGAGATTGGGCATTTTATTTGGAAGCTGATGAGGTCTTACACGAGGAAGATTTGGAGCGCATCAAAAGTGCGATGGAAGCTTATTTGAATGATCCTGAAGTGGAGGCTTTGGCTTTTTCGTATCGTCATTTTTATGGCAATGCTCATACTTATGCTTCTTCTCCTGCATGGTATCGCTCTGAAGTGAGGGCAATCAAAACAAGTGTGAGGAGCTATGCCCCTGATGGACTTTTTTGGGTTGTTTTAGATGAGAGCAATAAAAAGGGGCGTTATCCTCAAGCAGTTTTAATCAATGCGACTATTTATCATTATGGTTGGGTTAGAAGCGAAGAAAAAATGACACTCAAACACAGCAAGGTCGCCAAATATTGGAAGCATCGTCCCAATACATATCATTACAGAGAGATTGATTCTCAAGTTTTGCATTTATTTAACGGGACGCATCCTCAGGTAGCACACAAATGGCTAGAAGAAAACACAGATCATTTTTCTGTCCATCAGCTTTTTGAGGCAAATCCTCGCCACAAGCTTACTTCAAGAGAAAAAAGGCATCGCATTTTAATGAAGTTTGAAAAACTCTTTGGATGCGATTTTTCACTGAAGCACTATAGGGCGATCAAAAAATCTCCCATTCAAATTTGTTGCCACAAAAAGCAGTGTTGCTGTTCTTAG
- a CDS encoding glycosyltransferase family 9 protein — protein sequence MLKQSNAKKIITYLKLYNLFDFRIKSTFISYKAKPQSEKQNLLDLIQLILPSPKLKLSDIQDYKLQTLPKHKERIDSFLAPLAKDQKSIVMLNPFGFAAKNNLTLQEYEQITLHLVQQHNIILPTFENRSTLIYKTFSQELIDHPNFFIFENNSDLLNLVELITRMNLVISPSTGNIHIADNLGIPSIGLFSHKDTIKWGGDQMHYVILDQISSHQAITDTIHISQQLLQSH from the coding sequence ATGCTTAAACAGAGCAATGCCAAAAAAATCATCACCTATCTTAAACTCTATAATCTTTTTGATTTCAGAATCAAATCCACCTTTATCTCTTATAAAGCTAAACCCCAAAGCGAAAAACAAAATCTTCTTGATCTTATTCAGCTGATCTTACCATCCCCAAAACTCAAGCTTTCAGACATCCAAGATTACAAACTCCAAACCCTTCCCAAACACAAAGAACGCATCGACTCTTTTCTTGCACCCCTTGCAAAAGATCAAAAATCAATCGTAATGCTCAATCCCTTTGGCTTTGCAGCAAAAAACAATCTCACCTTGCAAGAATATGAACAGATCACACTTCACTTAGTACAACAACACAACATCATCTTGCCCACCTTTGAGAATCGCTCAACGCTTATTTACAAAACTTTTTCCCAAGAGTTGATTGACCATCCTAATTTTTTTATCTTTGAAAACAATTCAGATCTTCTTAATCTTGTAGAACTCATTACAAGAATGAATTTAGTTATCTCCCCAAGCACAGGAAATATCCATATTGCAGACAATCTTGGCATTCCAAGTATTGGTTTATTTTCACATAAAGATACAATCAAATGGGGAGGAGATCAAATGCACTATGTGATTTTGGACCAAATTTCTTCCCATCAAGCCATTACAGATACAATCCACATATCCCAACAGCTCTTACAATCTCACTAA
- a CDS encoding glycosyltransferase family 9 protein codes for MQIGFYRDALIGDNLVSIPAMYAIKALYPQCTLIVYTNSIGMELYEQYDFIDVLFNMQTQSKEVIKAHINSYKFDFFILTQANRWRCKLINQTNAKVVISLLSLGSIFKTKFRTLFISRNFSSLSQHQRMLRLVREINPKVFDSQIHSIDFSPTILRTKPSNKAYIDAFLTPYRSYSKFVMINPFSRTCSHNLTLQGWLKLSQTLASLYPHILFILPTYEGNPIHLKLPYSLPNLVVFKNNSDLFNLIELISRLSLLISPSTGNAHIANNLHIPLLGLFSQRDRILWRGENMLLENLIPIPYKKEKMSKDCEDKLIEETIRIFGRLLQ; via the coding sequence ATGCAAATTGGCTTTTATCGTGATGCTCTCATCGGAGACAATCTTGTCTCTATCCCAGCAATGTATGCTATCAAGGCCCTTTATCCGCAATGCACTTTAATTGTTTATACCAATTCAATTGGAATGGAACTTTATGAGCAATATGATTTTATTGATGTCTTATTTAATATGCAAACACAATCAAAAGAAGTCATCAAAGCACACATCAATTCTTATAAATTTGATTTTTTTATCTTGACACAAGCCAATCGTTGGAGATGCAAACTCATCAATCAAACCAATGCCAAGGTGGTTATTTCTCTTTTGAGCTTAGGAAGTATTTTTAAAACCAAATTCCGCACTCTTTTTATCTCAAGAAACTTTAGCTCACTCTCTCAACACCAAAGAATGCTTAGACTAGTCAGAGAGATCAACCCCAAAGTGTTTGATTCTCAAATTCACTCAATTGATTTTTCTCCTACAATCTTGCGCACCAAACCTTCAAACAAGGCCTATATTGATGCCTTTCTCACTCCCTATCGCTCCTATTCTAAGTTTGTAATGATCAATCCCTTTTCGCGCACCTGTTCTCATAATCTCACACTTCAAGGATGGCTCAAACTCTCCCAAACTCTAGCTTCACTCTATCCTCACATCCTTTTCATTCTTCCAACTTATGAAGGCAATCCAATTCATCTCAAGCTCCCATACTCTCTCCCCAATCTTGTTGTTTTCAAAAATAATTCAGATTTATTTAACCTTATTGAACTTATCTCTAGACTCTCATTGCTCATCTCTCCAAGCACAGGGAATGCGCACATTGCCAATAATCTACACATCCCTCTTTTGGGACTTTTTAGCCAAAGGGACAGAATCCTTTGGAGGGGAGAAAATATGCTTTTAGAAAATCTAATCCCCATTCCTTATAAAAAAGAAAAAATGAGCAAGGATTGTGAAGATAAACTGATTGAAGAAACTATTCGAATATTTGGGAGATTGTTGCAGTGA
- the speA gene encoding arginine decarboxylase, which produces MVDYGINFWSNNDFIIEDGVVKIGTQTKPALIDIVKDIRDQGYRGPLLLRFPHLIKNQIDKIFNCFEHSIKEYNYKGAFKAVFPLKVNQMPNFVLPLVELSQDRCYGLEAGSKAELILAMAYTNKNSPITVNGFKDKEMISLGFIAANMGHEITLTIEGLNELETIIEVAKDFNPPYPNIGLRIRLHSTGIGVWAKSGGINSKFGLNSTELLEAIALLEKHNLLSHFTMIHFHIGSQISDISPLKKAIREAGNIYAELRKMGAKNLKCVNIGGGLAVEYTQHPGINHRNYTLSEFSGDVVFSLREIVKNKKEPEPDIYIESGRFIAASHAVLIAPVLELFSQEFDEKALKLKDKNPPLIEELNDLYKSINEKNAIEYLHDSLDHMESLLTLFDLGYIDLQDRSNTEVLVHLLIKKVIKTLKHKNHNEILRIQEQVQERYLLNCSFFQSLPDYWGLGQTFPVMPLDRLNKRPNRSASLWDITCDSDGEIAFDSSKPLFLHDVDVTKEDYFLGFFLVGAYQEVLGMRHNLFTHPTEFSVVLDPDLNKGYEITNILEAQTILDALDDIDYDTKEIERRLKLRIEEREDLNEESKKDLLGRLYVMLSENVYLKTITPLE; this is translated from the coding sequence ATGGTTGATTATGGAATAAATTTTTGGTCAAACAATGATTTTATTATTGAAGATGGGGTTGTCAAAATCGGCACACAGACCAAGCCTGCACTCATTGATATCGTCAAAGACATACGCGATCAAGGCTATCGTGGCCCTCTTTTGCTACGCTTCCCTCATTTGATTAAGAATCAAATTGATAAAATTTTTAATTGTTTTGAGCACTCAATTAAGGAGTACAACTACAAAGGGGCATTTAAAGCGGTTTTTCCCCTCAAAGTTAATCAAATGCCAAACTTTGTCCTTCCTTTAGTTGAACTTAGTCAAGATCGTTGCTATGGACTTGAGGCTGGAAGCAAAGCCGAATTAATCTTGGCAATGGCTTATACTAATAAAAACTCCCCCATTACAGTCAATGGTTTTAAAGACAAAGAAATGATTTCTCTAGGATTTATTGCTGCAAATATGGGGCACGAGATCACCCTAACAATCGAAGGACTCAATGAGCTTGAAACCATTATCGAAGTAGCCAAAGACTTCAATCCCCCCTATCCCAATATTGGATTGCGAATCCGCCTACATAGCACAGGAATTGGCGTGTGGGCCAAAAGTGGCGGGATCAATTCAAAATTTGGTCTCAATAGCACAGAACTTTTGGAAGCCATTGCTTTGCTTGAAAAACACAATCTTCTAAGCCACTTCACAATGATTCATTTCCATATCGGAAGCCAAATCAGTGATATATCTCCACTCAAAAAAGCCATCAGAGAAGCGGGCAACATTTATGCAGAACTTCGCAAAATGGGAGCAAAAAATCTCAAATGTGTCAATATTGGCGGAGGGCTTGCTGTAGAGTACACTCAACATCCCGGAATCAATCATCGCAACTACACTTTAAGTGAATTTAGCGGAGATGTTGTATTTTCTTTGCGTGAAATTGTTAAAAACAAAAAAGAGCCCGAACCCGATATTTATATCGAATCAGGGCGTTTTATTGCAGCCTCTCATGCCGTATTGATTGCCCCTGTTTTAGAGCTCTTCTCGCAGGAGTTTGATGAAAAAGCCCTGAAACTTAAAGACAAAAACCCTCCACTTATTGAAGAGCTCAACGATCTTTATAAAAGCATCAATGAAAAAAATGCTATTGAGTATTTGCACGATAGCCTTGATCATATGGAATCTCTTTTGACGCTCTTTGATCTAGGATATATCGACTTGCAAGATCGAAGCAATACAGAGGTCTTAGTCCATCTTCTAATCAAGAAAGTCATCAAAACGCTCAAACACAAAAATCACAATGAGATTTTAAGAATCCAAGAACAAGTCCAAGAGCGTTATTTGCTCAATTGTTCTTTTTTCCAAAGCCTGCCTGATTATTGGGGGCTTGGACAAACTTTCCCTGTTATGCCCCTAGATCGCCTCAATAAACGCCCAAATCGAAGTGCAAGCTTATGGGATATCACTTGTGATAGTGATGGAGAGATTGCTTTTGATAGCTCAAAACCCCTATTTTTACATGATGTAGATGTCACTAAAGAGGATTATTTCTTAGGATTTTTTCTAGTAGGAGCCTATCAAGAAGTGCTTGGAATGCGACACAATCTTTTCACTCATCCTACAGAATTTAGCGTCGTGCTTGATCCTGATCTCAATAAAGGCTATGAGATTACCAATATTTTAGAGGCTCAAACAATTCTTGATGCACTTGATGATATTGATTATGACACTAAAGAAATCGAGCGTCGCTTAAAGCTCAGAATCGAAGAACGAGAAGATCTCAATGAAGAAAGCAAAAAAGATCTTCTAGGACGCCTCTATGTCATGTTGAGCGAAAATGTGTATCTCAAAACAATTACCCCCTTAGAATAA
- the ybeY gene encoding rRNA maturation RNase YbeY yields the protein MVYFENQSDLEFGELGLERLIEGMSESLVEVYVLNDNEMIELNRDFRQKNELTDVLSFPCDAVVPNLPLGSIVMSASLIKQKAKEFGHSIEEELQLLFIHGFLHLLGFDHEVDSGEHRQKEEEMIRKFGLPASLIVRV from the coding sequence ATGGTTTATTTTGAGAATCAAAGTGATCTAGAATTTGGTGAATTGGGACTTGAAAGATTAATTGAGGGGATGAGTGAGTCCCTTGTGGAAGTTTATGTGCTAAATGATAATGAGATGATTGAGCTTAATCGTGATTTTCGTCAAAAGAATGAATTGACTGATGTGCTTTCATTTCCCTGTGATGCTGTAGTCCCAAATTTGCCTTTGGGGAGTATTGTAATGAGTGCATCGCTAATTAAACAAAAGGCCAAAGAATTTGGACATAGTATTGAAGAGGAGCTTCAGCTTTTGTTTATCCATGGTTTTTTGCATCTTTTGGGATTTGATCATGAGGTGGATAGCGGAGAGCATCGTCAAAAAGAAGAAGAAATGATTAGAAAATTTGGATTGCCTGCAAGTTTAATTGTGCGTGTTTAA
- a CDS encoding DUF411 domain-containing protein has protein sequence MEVKAKYNLPQDFRSCHTAVVDGYFLEGHIPAQDIQRLLQEKPSGVIGLSVPGMPIGSPGMEQGSYRESYRVFYFTKDGDVGIWARH, from the coding sequence TTGGAGGTCAAGGCAAAATATAATTTGCCTCAAGATTTTAGAAGTTGCCATACTGCAGTTGTAGATGGGTACTTTTTAGAGGGCCATATTCCTGCTCAAGATATTCAGCGATTATTGCAAGAAAAACCTTCTGGAGTGATTGGGCTGAGTGTCCCTGGTATGCCAATTGGAAGCCCAGGAATGGAGCAGGGGAGCTATAGGGAATCTTATCGCGTATTTTATTTTACAAAGGATGGGGATGTGGGGATATGGGCTAGACATTGA
- a CDS encoding SH3 domain-containing protein, whose amino-acid sequence MPFVFDMRRVLVFCRLYLLPLCSVLMGVVVYVVFYLSLSAQVHWKFLSLDSSRSIDGSHQAKSNEVGSENLYSVSVKALNVRQEPNIKSEIIKTIPQFERVSVWEVRNGWARIDTGWVMLRFLGREK is encoded by the coding sequence ATGCCTTTTGTATTTGATATGAGAAGAGTTTTGGTTTTTTGTCGCCTGTATTTGCTTCCTTTGTGTTCTGTTTTAATGGGGGTTGTTGTTTATGTGGTTTTTTATTTGAGTTTGAGCGCTCAAGTGCATTGGAAGTTTTTGTCCCTAGATTCTAGTAGGTCTATTGATGGCTCTCATCAGGCCAAATCAAATGAAGTCGGATCTGAAAATCTTTATAGTGTTTCTGTAAAAGCTTTAAATGTTCGCCAAGAACCAAATATTAAATCTGAGATTATAAAAACAATACCTCAATTTGAAAGAGTGTCTGTTTGGGAAGTTAGAAATGGCTGGGCACGCATTGATACTGGATGGGTGATGCTTAGGTTTTTGGGGAGAGAAAAATGA
- a CDS encoding shikimate dehydrogenase, translating into MRYFGVIGSPIHHSLSPLIHNFLFSYLGISAHYDKFDIPSPSLLASTLQSLSGANITLPYKEEVFGLCDEVRGFAQEVEAVNTVLCRNQKLCGFNTDGLGFWECIKNLELKTALVLGAGGSARAIAMMLKKQGVDTMIYNRTPSKVDFFLSRGIGVLETLEVKEVDLLVHTTSVGLDGKSLPYQQEKLQSLVSKAKYVFDVIYPSQKGIVGIDQFRDFFLSRPKTAFLGLSSQGMDGLEMLLYQAFFAFEIFCDGQYCFEELKALFYNSLK; encoded by the coding sequence ATGAGGTATTTTGGAGTTATTGGATCCCCTATTCATCATTCTCTTTCGCCTTTAATCCATAATTTTTTATTTTCTTATTTGGGGATTTCTGCCCACTATGATAAGTTTGATATTCCCTCTCCCTCTCTTCTTGCATCAACTCTTCAATCTTTAAGCGGGGCAAATATCACTCTTCCTTACAAAGAGGAAGTTTTTGGTTTATGCGATGAGGTTAGGGGATTTGCCCAAGAAGTTGAAGCAGTCAATACGGTGTTGTGTAGAAATCAGAAGCTTTGTGGATTCAATACAGATGGTCTTGGGTTTTGGGAGTGTATTAAGAATCTTGAGTTGAAAACAGCACTGGTTTTGGGTGCTGGTGGGAGCGCTCGCGCAATTGCAATGATGCTAAAAAAACAAGGTGTGGATACAATGATTTATAATCGGACGCCTTCAAAGGTAGATTTTTTTCTCTCTAGGGGAATAGGGGTTTTGGAAACATTGGAAGTAAAAGAAGTCGATCTTTTGGTACATACAACAAGTGTTGGGCTGGATGGAAAATCTCTTCCTTATCAGCAAGAAAAGCTTCAATCTTTGGTGTCTAAAGCAAAATATGTTTTTGATGTGATCTATCCTTCTCAAAAGGGGATTGTTGGCATTGATCAATTTAGGGATTTTTTCTTATCTCGTCCAAAGACAGCTTTTCTTGGTTTGTCAAGTCAAGGAATGGATGGATTAGAAATGTTGCTTTATCAAGCTTTTTTTGCATTTGAGATTTTTTGTGATGGGCAATATTGCTTTGAGGAATTGAAGGCTTTGTTTTATAATTCTTTGAAATGA
- the gatC gene encoding Asp-tRNA(Asn)/Glu-tRNA(Gln) amidotransferase subunit GatC produces MQIDDALLDKLQKLGMVEIAQDKREEVKNQLSEILRFVENLKNVQTDEVSHVSSLKTPLREDKVIDSQIRHDVLAHAPKTQDGFFVVPKIIE; encoded by the coding sequence ATGCAAATTGATGATGCATTGTTGGATAAACTGCAGAAATTAGGGATGGTCGAGATTGCTCAAGATAAGAGAGAAGAGGTGAAAAATCAACTTTCAGAGATTTTGAGATTTGTAGAGAATCTAAAAAATGTTCAAACAGATGAAGTCAGTCATGTATCAAGTCTCAAAACTCCACTAAGAGAGGACAAGGTGATTGATTCTCAAATACGCCATGATGTTCTTGCACATGCCCCAAAAACACAAGATGGGTTTTTTGTCGTTCCAAAGATTATTGAATAA
- the ung gene encoding uracil-DNA glycosylase: protein MDLDRIKISQEWKEALKEEFSKPYFETIRSCYIGAKKRGDVIFPAGRLTFEALNRVAPKDLKVVVLGQDPYHGEICVDGRWIPQAMGLSFSVPKPLPPPPSLKNIYKELQESLGITPPKHGDLSRWCEQGVMLLNAILSVKKGEPGSHAYFGWEYFTDSIISYISSHLDGVVFMLWGKYAQKKLSLIDCKRHCAVIAPHPSPLARGFVGSGAFVSANEALKRFGKLPIDWGKL from the coding sequence ATGGATTTGGATCGCATCAAAATTTCTCAAGAGTGGAAAGAGGCTCTAAAAGAGGAGTTTTCTAAGCCTTATTTTGAAACAATTCGCTCTTGTTATATTGGTGCAAAGAAAAGGGGGGATGTGATTTTCCCTGCAGGAAGACTGACATTTGAGGCCCTAAACCGTGTAGCTCCAAAAGATTTAAAAGTTGTTGTTTTGGGGCAAGATCCTTATCATGGTGAGATTTGTGTTGATGGAAGATGGATCCCTCAGGCAATGGGACTTAGTTTTAGTGTTCCAAAACCGCTTCCTCCCCCTCCAAGTCTCAAAAATATCTATAAAGAACTTCAAGAATCTTTGGGCATTACCCCTCCTAAGCATGGAGATCTATCGCGATGGTGTGAGCAGGGCGTAATGCTTCTTAATGCGATCTTATCCGTCAAGAAAGGAGAGCCCGGATCTCATGCCTATTTTGGCTGGGAATATTTCACAGATTCGATCATTTCTTATATTTCTTCTCATCTTGATGGTGTTGTTTTTATGTTGTGGGGAAAGTATGCGCAAAAAAAGCTCTCTCTTATTGATTGTAAAAGGCACTGTGCTGTTATTGCTCCTCATCCTAGCCCCTTGGCAAGAGGATTTGTGGGGAGTGGAGCTTTTGTCAGTGCCAATGAGGCCTTAAAGAGATTTGGAAAATTGCCCATTGATTGGGGGAAGCTTTAA